A part of Limihaloglobus sulfuriphilus genomic DNA contains:
- a CDS encoding prepilin-type N-terminal cleavage/methylation domain-containing protein, whose product MKSKTKAFTLIELLVVISIIALLMAIMMPALSKAREQAKKIVCGSKQKQWALALNAYAASNNDEVVGFTDRPYRSNKNTALFWANLLAPYLSDSGSIGDNFYDSSVWLSDVRRCPSARKRPTDQVNTWTGEYDTWFGVHFGLGSKGGSGDTTISAPFFYPEDADKNNLKISTIRGATAMFVLDTWVSYVYSPTYANYKFDFHFADGSSTRIRNSNRSLLSGHPDRPYNEAKPLSHGNGTNVALFDGHVEFAEYSDLWEVTPRGMPVHSFWYMNDAAKAKTRAIYGAPYTPTYKP is encoded by the coding sequence ATGAAATCGAAAACTAAAGCGTTTACCTTGATTGAACTTCTCGTGGTTATCTCAATTATTGCTCTTTTGATGGCTATAATGATGCCGGCTCTAAGCAAAGCCAGAGAACAGGCCAAGAAGATTGTCTGCGGTTCCAAGCAGAAACAATGGGCTCTGGCTTTAAACGCCTACGCTGCAAGCAATAATGACGAGGTTGTAGGCTTTACTGACAGGCCGTATCGCTCTAATAAAAACACGGCTTTGTTCTGGGCCAATCTTCTTGCCCCATACCTGAGCGATTCAGGCTCGATAGGTGATAATTTTTATGATTCTTCTGTCTGGCTTTCTGATGTCAGAAGATGCCCTTCTGCGAGGAAAAGGCCGACTGACCAGGTAAATACCTGGACAGGTGAATATGATACCTGGTTTGGCGTACATTTTGGTTTGGGCTCTAAAGGAGGCAGCGGAGATACAACGATATCAGCGCCTTTCTTTTACCCTGAAGACGCCGATAAAAACAACTTAAAAATATCAACAATACGCGGCGCAACCGCTATGTTTGTTTTGGATACATGGGTAAGTTATGTCTATAGCCCTACTTATGCAAATTATAAATTTGACTTTCATTTTGCTGACGGCAGCAGCACGCGAATTCGTAATTCAAACAGGTCACTGCTCTCCGGTCATCCGGACAGACCGTATAATGAAGCCAAACCGCTCTCTCACGGCAATGGGACAAATGTCGCATTGTTTGACGGACATGTGGAATTTGCGGAATATTCCGATCTCTGGGAAGTAACACCTAGGGGAATGCCGGTTCATAGTTTCTGGTACATGAATGACGCGGCAAAGGCCAAAACAAGGGCAATATACGGCGCGCCTTATACGCCTACTTACAAGCCCTGA
- a CDS encoding choice-of-anchor Q domain-containing protein codes for MKNKFLLTFIMALCFAGVSIAGDFVETFDYASQSEFEMTYWDDFTNSSAGTSLIYDVTGGGLRGLELTSSNANAYCYVGFEKNFDTPVTGDFILEMDMSWGDLTGGIAGLKAIFTTLSEIPTPADQKAFGLGIWGRGIEESKYTISYSLDPTVMPVFAGDMTRSDAIGPSNSSGTLKLIRVADEGSLYWNDELIVTATMTTSAIDVMYIGFTGYCPAYTTGEYGLNDMTFDEITIVEQEIVPGTIDAVVGETNLAEGETTSYSLGLSRAPNSPVDILIETDDNVMIDVGEGYVNSATLNFTGTSYDPVTVNVWAVENDGLEGYDQLSVINHTVDTEDTGYLNAGFTDENLNYQGVSGALAFYVNDTECGAWGFYAADLNQDCDVSMADFAIMASNWLNSTVPFADGAEDLLIICENQNTGQGYHSIQRALDSSSSGDTIVVYEGQYDGPIIIPAHDLTLTHAAGLSAADVVINGPLDNAAILLTHGGTTPQYTCTISGLMITGGYQAILGGSTATAILNGCVIEGITQPGTTAPDIELIEDFVGEINDCYIANNTMVKAGVLRADPGGTVTVRRTLFENNNTGATSRGLIASSLAYVENSIFTGNTCSAMFYYCYEGSSFVNNTMYDNDCYYAVLAGNQTVDFYNNIDFANADRTPIVGSGTFDIATGSNVENNIFDNTLDASLSATNIYHAAADTLFADPANGILTPASGSPAIDAGDAAAAPADDFTGNSRDDNPDIGAVEF; via the coding sequence ATGAAAAACAAATTTTTATTAACCTTTATTATGGCATTGTGCTTTGCGGGTGTATCTATCGCAGGGGATTTTGTTGAGACATTTGATTATGCTTCTCAGTCAGAGTTTGAGATGACTTACTGGGATGATTTTACCAACAGCAGTGCCGGCACCTCGCTTATTTACGATGTGACAGGCGGCGGCTTGAGAGGTCTTGAGTTGACTTCTTCTAACGCAAACGCCTATTGTTATGTTGGTTTTGAGAAAAATTTTGACACTCCCGTAACAGGTGATTTTATTCTTGAAATGGATATGAGCTGGGGCGATCTGACCGGCGGTATAGCCGGACTAAAGGCCATATTTACCACTCTGAGCGAGATACCTACACCCGCTGATCAGAAGGCATTCGGCCTTGGCATCTGGGGCAGGGGTATTGAAGAGAGTAAATACACCATCAGTTATTCTTTGGATCCAACAGTCATGCCTGTTTTTGCGGGCGATATGACCAGATCGGATGCAATCGGCCCGAGCAATTCGTCAGGCACTCTCAAGCTGATCAGGGTCGCAGATGAAGGCAGCCTTTACTGGAATGATGAACTGATTGTAACTGCAACAATGACTACTTCTGCAATTGATGTCATGTATATAGGTTTTACCGGCTATTGCCCTGCATATACAACCGGCGAGTACGGCCTGAATGATATGACTTTTGATGAGATTACTATTGTAGAGCAGGAAATTGTGCCGGGAACTATTGATGCCGTTGTAGGAGAAACCAATCTTGCAGAAGGCGAGACAACAAGCTACTCACTCGGCCTCTCACGAGCTCCAAACTCACCCGTTGATATTCTAATCGAGACAGACGACAATGTAATGATCGATGTAGGTGAGGGCTATGTAAACAGTGCGACTTTGAATTTTACAGGTACCAGCTACGATCCTGTAACGGTCAATGTCTGGGCAGTGGAAAACGACGGCCTTGAAGGCTACGACCAGTTAAGCGTCATCAACCACACCGTTGACACCGAAGATACAGGATACCTTAACGCCGGTTTTACTGATGAGAATCTGAATTATCAGGGCGTATCAGGTGCACTTGCTTTTTATGTCAACGATACGGAATGCGGAGCCTGGGGGTTCTATGCAGCAGATCTGAATCAGGACTGCGATGTGAGTATGGCTGATTTTGCTATAATGGCTTCAAACTGGCTAAACTCAACAGTTCCCTTTGCCGACGGCGCTGAGGATTTGCTGATAATCTGTGAAAATCAGAATACCGGACAGGGCTATCACAGTATTCAGCGGGCCCTGGATTCAAGCTCTTCGGGTGATACCATTGTTGTTTATGAAGGCCAGTACGACGGTCCAATCATAATACCCGCGCATGATCTGACTCTAACACATGCAGCCGGACTTTCAGCGGCAGATGTTGTAATCAACGGTCCTTTGGATAACGCCGCGATACTCTTGACTCATGGCGGTACGACACCCCAATACACCTGCACAATCAGCGGATTGATGATAACAGGCGGATACCAGGCTATTCTCGGCGGAAGCACGGCAACGGCTATTTTAAACGGCTGTGTGATAGAAGGCATTACTCAGCCGGGAACCACAGCTCCTGATATAGAGCTGATTGAGGATTTTGTCGGCGAGATCAACGATTGCTACATCGCCAATAATACAATGGTTAAAGCCGGAGTCCTGAGAGCCGATCCCGGCGGAACAGTTACCGTGAGGAGGACTCTATTTGAGAACAATAACACCGGCGCGACCAGCAGGGGGCTTATTGCCTCATCCCTGGCATATGTAGAAAACTCAATCTTTACAGGCAATACCTGTTCTGCGATGTTCTACTACTGTTATGAAGGCTCAAGTTTTGTAAATAACACCATGTACGACAATGACTGCTATTACGCAGTACTTGCGGGCAATCAGACTGTAGATTTTTACAACAATATTGACTTTGCCAACGCTGACAGAACTCCTATAGTAGGCAGCGGTACATTTGATATTGCAACAGGTTCAAATGTCGAAAATAACATTTTTGACAATACTTTAGACGCTTCGCTGAGCGCAACAAATATCTACCATGCTGCTGCGGATACTCTGTTTGCAGACCCAGCCAATGGTATTTTAACCCCGGCAAGCGGTTCACCGGCAATCGATGCCGGCGATGCGGCAGCTGCTCCGGCAGATGATTTCACTGGAAACAGCAGAGATGACAATCCGGATATCGGAGCGGTTGAATTCTAA
- a CDS encoding PEP-CTERM sorting domain-containing protein → MKKTIMLIVLVAATINAAVVYDDFDDGALSSDWVISGVNVDSYTLVESGSEVSLDSLVPVDNTLKWTNLYLSRTFDALTGEFHIDFEQSYRQSHAEDMPYAQLWLYAGGSLRGYAGIADGNPSNWGNPLVYLAGDSPATYAGDAFAMDDYIGSLSWDIDRDAANLITVSLEGAPVLTATDASAIDEVRITFQGRNLSWVWDADDPSMKVDLVNVVPEPASLALLALGAVVIKRKK, encoded by the coding sequence ATGAAAAAAACGATTATGTTAATAGTGTTAGTGGCGGCAACAATAAACGCAGCAGTAGTTTATGATGATTTTGATGATGGTGCTCTAAGCAGCGACTGGGTGATATCCGGTGTTAATGTTGATTCATACACTTTGGTTGAGAGCGGCTCGGAAGTTTCGCTGGATTCACTGGTTCCAGTAGATAATACGCTGAAATGGACGAATTTATATTTGAGCCGGACTTTTGATGCTTTGACAGGTGAATTTCATATAGATTTTGAACAGTCTTACAGGCAAAGTCATGCAGAAGATATGCCTTATGCCCAGTTATGGCTTTACGCGGGAGGCTCGCTAAGAGGTTATGCCGGTATAGCTGACGGTAATCCGAGCAACTGGGGTAATCCGCTGGTTTACCTTGCCGGCGACAGCCCTGCTACTTATGCCGGAGACGCTTTCGCAATGGATGACTATATCGGTTCTCTAAGCTGGGATATCGACCGCGATGCAGCCAATCTGATTACTGTAAGCCTTGAGGGTGCTCCGGTACTCACAGCGACAGATGCTTCTGCTATCGATGAGGTTCGTATAACTTTTCAGGGCAGAAATCTCAGCTGGGTATGGGATGCCGATGATCCCAGTATGAAAGTGGATTTAGTAAATGTAGTGCCCGAACCGGCTTCGCTTGCGTTGCTGGCACTCGGTGCGGTAGTAATTAAACGTAAAAAATAA
- a CDS encoding GntR family transcriptional regulator — protein sequence MALQIRNSTPLIDSVGKKIRDEILSSGYSVGDKLPSVTELAAQFSVSDKTIQRVLSIMKEDGMLSSHVGKGTFLERLPYETEDEQIGGGTGTIAVLDGQSEVDLTQHTESWTTRIVHGMRIEAAEHGVDLLLVNESLELSSLSSKLMQIKDRVDGVITFPFTDNYTMCNLFRECGIPFTTINRPCANTMDNYVSANYLEGSKMVGMLFAEIKCRKVLFVTTQIAGIFSKELRYKGLLEGLRLSGSDSEVEILILDSAGDLNGYEAVNDVIKSGNVPDGIYCSGDYLAIGAMAALKKHQIPIGVEGGTSVVGSSGFELAAHVEPSLSVVQIPMVEMGKRAIKQMLEIKNSRSKTVPGEIIPTKLILRKSTPASLIETGWLERNIEYKTQINF from the coding sequence TTGGCCTTACAAATTAGAAATTCTACGCCTCTGATTGATTCAGTAGGCAAAAAAATTAGAGATGAAATTTTGAGCAGCGGCTACTCTGTAGGTGACAAGCTGCCATCTGTTACAGAGCTTGCTGCTCAGTTCTCAGTGAGCGATAAGACCATACAGAGGGTTCTGTCAATAATGAAAGAAGACGGTATGCTCAGCAGTCATGTTGGGAAGGGGACTTTTTTGGAAAGGCTGCCTTACGAGACCGAAGATGAGCAGATTGGCGGGGGAACCGGGACTATAGCTGTCCTGGACGGCCAGAGTGAAGTAGATTTAACACAGCATACCGAAAGCTGGACAACCCGTATTGTGCACGGCATGAGGATAGAGGCCGCAGAGCATGGCGTTGATTTGCTTTTGGTGAATGAGTCCCTTGAGCTTTCAAGCCTTTCAAGTAAGCTGATGCAGATAAAAGACAGGGTTGACGGCGTTATAACGTTTCCGTTTACTGATAATTACACCATGTGCAACCTTTTTAGAGAATGCGGCATACCCTTCACAACAATCAACCGGCCATGCGCCAACACCATGGATAATTATGTTTCCGCGAATTATCTTGAAGGAAGCAAAATGGTTGGGATGCTTTTTGCGGAGATTAAGTGCCGCAAGGTTTTGTTTGTGACAACTCAGATTGCCGGCATATTTTCCAAAGAATTGAGGTACAAAGGACTTCTCGAGGGGCTAAGGCTATCGGGCAGTGACAGTGAAGTTGAAATCTTGATTCTTGATTCAGCCGGTGACCTCAACGGCTATGAGGCCGTTAATGATGTGATTAAAAGCGGGAATGTACCGGATGGGATTTACTGTTCAGGCGACTATCTCGCTATAGGCGCTATGGCGGCCTTAAAGAAGCATCAGATTCCCATAGGAGTTGAGGGCGGCACGAGCGTTGTAGGCTCAAGCGGTTTTGAATTAGCCGCTCACGTTGAACCATCCCTTAGTGTGGTGCAGATACCCATGGTTGAAATGGGAAAGCGGGCGATTAAACAGATGCTGGAAATCAAAAACAGCCGCAGTAAGACTGTCCCGGGCGAGATAATTCCAACCAAACTCATATTGCGTAAATCTACTCCTGCAAGCCTCATAGAAACCGGCTGGCTGGAGAGAAATATTGAATATAAAACTCAAATCAATTTCTAA
- a CDS encoding beta-N-acetylglucosaminidase domain-containing protein, which yields MQITCQKTILAVLLAFSSAGLFAANVTTLNGTDFKGADHFRDIVQDRQNVGSVYPVESKRNTLTAEFELEPSADNFFVYINGSYYKNPQKHSVNFCINETSFYKGNTKFSNGKWSWETFTVSSDVLTEKNTIKLENLEEKGLYGDTGCFMVWQCVISEKPLEPEKLQPDPLEQFGFDLEAGQYNLFTQGPKPGFKFRGIKGWNFSVEDYMDIIPFMAENKMNFLMNCYLSVFPRTEKMLTFENCLVPHHNNWWEDISNSEKEGYEKIVQRCRENDIIFCFSMNPNYHSTRAFDYKNEQDFNDLLKHYLWAQSIGVRWFNVSFDDIKTGIDPKGQAQSVSRLLGILRERDSEAQMIFCPTYYRGPYNDKEREYLEALKEHLPEDTYIFWTGAGRNQRITKEEAAEYKEAIGRRLILWDNYPVNNGSNTMHLGPLIGRDPQIAQIADGYISNPMWPQVSLNQLPLITAADFAYNPWQYDARKSIAAAIKKLTNSEKQAQIIRELVNLYQGKIYYNRESGFNSFVYKFNKITEIEHSRTIAKAFIKHSETVLEDAAENLPDDKFKFARQRLSSDLKAIKRTYDRVYGTIE from the coding sequence ATGCAAATCACCTGCCAAAAAACTATTCTTGCCGTTCTTTTAGCCTTCTCATCTGCAGGCCTTTTTGCCGCAAATGTGACAACATTAAACGGCACAGACTTTAAGGGAGCTGACCATTTTCGTGATATAGTACAGGACCGCCAGAATGTCGGCAGTGTGTACCCTGTTGAAAGCAAAAGGAACACACTTACAGCTGAATTCGAATTAGAACCCTCTGCTGATAATTTTTTCGTATATATAAACGGCAGTTATTACAAAAACCCTCAGAAACACTCAGTAAACTTCTGCATCAACGAAACATCATTTTACAAAGGCAATACAAAGTTTTCAAACGGTAAATGGAGCTGGGAAACTTTTACCGTTTCATCTGATGTACTAACCGAAAAAAACACAATTAAACTTGAAAACCTCGAAGAAAAAGGCCTTTACGGCGACACCGGCTGCTTCATGGTATGGCAATGCGTAATCTCAGAAAAACCGCTCGAACCCGAAAAACTCCAGCCTGACCCGCTTGAACAGTTCGGTTTTGACCTTGAAGCAGGGCAATATAATTTATTTACTCAAGGACCAAAACCCGGCTTCAAATTCAGGGGAATTAAAGGGTGGAACTTCTCTGTAGAGGACTACATGGATATAATACCGTTCATGGCAGAAAATAAAATGAATTTCCTAATGAACTGCTATCTTTCGGTATTCCCAAGAACAGAAAAAATGCTCACATTTGAAAACTGCCTCGTGCCGCACCACAACAACTGGTGGGAAGACATAAGTAATTCTGAAAAGGAAGGCTACGAAAAAATAGTGCAGCGATGCAGAGAGAATGACATCATATTCTGCTTTTCAATGAATCCGAATTACCATTCTACAAGGGCCTTTGATTATAAAAATGAGCAGGATTTCAACGATCTGCTCAAGCATTATCTCTGGGCGCAGTCTATCGGTGTCAGATGGTTCAATGTATCTTTTGATGATATAAAAACCGGAATTGATCCCAAGGGTCAGGCGCAGAGCGTCTCAAGGCTTCTGGGTATTCTGCGGGAGAGAGACAGCGAAGCCCAGATGATTTTCTGCCCAACCTATTATCGCGGCCCTTATAATGACAAGGAGAGGGAGTATCTTGAAGCACTCAAAGAACACCTGCCGGAAGATACATATATATTCTGGACAGGTGCCGGCAGAAACCAAAGGATTACCAAAGAAGAAGCCGCTGAGTATAAAGAAGCAATCGGAAGGCGTCTGATCCTGTGGGACAATTATCCGGTAAATAACGGATCAAACACAATGCATTTAGGACCTCTGATCGGCAGGGATCCCCAAATCGCCCAAATTGCTGATGGGTACATCTCAAACCCGATGTGGCCGCAGGTTTCATTAAATCAGCTCCCGCTGATAACCGCGGCGGATTTCGCTTATAACCCCTGGCAATACGACGCGAGAAAGTCAATAGCCGCCGCGATAAAAAAACTTACAAATTCAGAGAAACAGGCTCAGATTATCAGAGAGCTTGTGAACCTCTACCAGGGAAAGATTTATTACAACCGCGAATCAGGATTCAACTCTTTTGTATATAAATTTAATAAGATAACAGAGATAGAGCACTCCAGGACAATAGCTAAGGCTTTCATAAAACACAGTGAAACTGTACTTGAAGACGCGGCGGAAAACCTGCCTGACGATAAATTCAAATTTGCCAGACAAAGGCTTTCAAGTGACTTAAAAGCAATAAAGAGAACCTATGACAGAGTTTACGGCACAATTGAATAA
- a CDS encoding tetratricopeptide repeat protein, with the protein MELNIWNDQEFRRRFTQSYIAETDIEPTVTSDEREELLEIMQLISDDNVLQAEKVLKEALEDNEAATAVFDFTLANIYFQAEELDEAALYYEKAVSKYDKFRRAWRNLALIHVRKADYTEAVDSLTRVIELGGGDAVTYGLLGFSYSSIENSISAESAYRMAIMLDPLTLDWKMGLARSFFKQERFSEAAALCGLLIRENPENTDLWLLKANAYIGLAKPMEAAQAFEIVRQFGGSTADTLNLLGDIYINEGLFGLAADLYIEAMELDPDSSLERALRAAKALTARSQFDHTARLLDAVNTTYADNMDQETKIDVLKLSARLAVASGSGDDREAEILEKIVELDPLDGEALILLGQHSARKENPDKAIFYYEQAAGIEGFEAEAMVRHAQLLVRLGKYSEALPLLRRAQKIKYRDNIQEYLEQVERVAKSK; encoded by the coding sequence ATGGAGCTTAATATCTGGAACGATCAAGAGTTCAGGCGCAGGTTTACCCAGAGTTATATTGCCGAAACAGATATCGAGCCCACAGTAACCTCAGATGAACGTGAAGAGCTGCTGGAGATAATGCAGCTGATATCCGATGATAATGTTTTGCAGGCCGAAAAAGTTCTCAAAGAGGCGCTCGAGGATAACGAAGCGGCAACTGCGGTCTTCGATTTTACCCTTGCCAACATTTATTTCCAGGCCGAAGAGCTCGATGAGGCGGCACTGTACTACGAAAAAGCGGTATCCAAATATGATAAATTTCGGCGGGCATGGCGAAACCTGGCGCTGATACATGTCAGAAAGGCCGATTATACCGAGGCCGTAGATTCGCTTACAAGGGTAATTGAGCTTGGCGGCGGTGATGCGGTGACATACGGTCTTCTGGGGTTTTCTTATTCGTCGATTGAGAACAGCATCTCGGCGGAATCGGCGTATCGGATGGCGATTATGCTCGATCCGCTGACTCTCGACTGGAAGATGGGGCTTGCCCGCAGCTTCTTCAAACAAGAGAGATTTTCAGAGGCAGCGGCTTTGTGTGGACTTCTGATACGTGAGAACCCTGAAAATACAGACCTCTGGCTTCTCAAAGCCAATGCTTATATAGGTTTAGCTAAACCTATGGAAGCTGCCCAGGCCTTTGAAATCGTCAGACAGTTCGGCGGCTCTACGGCAGATACACTTAATCTGCTTGGGGATATTTACATCAACGAGGGGCTTTTTGGCCTGGCAGCAGATCTCTATATCGAAGCGATGGAACTCGATCCGGATTCGTCGCTCGAGAGGGCTCTGCGTGCGGCAAAAGCGCTTACGGCCAGATCGCAGTTTGATCATACCGCAAGGCTCTTGGATGCTGTGAACACAACTTATGCTGACAATATGGATCAGGAGACAAAGATTGATGTTCTCAAGCTCAGTGCCAGGCTTGCGGTTGCCTCGGGCTCTGGCGATGACCGGGAGGCAGAAATACTTGAAAAGATAGTAGAGCTGGATCCTCTTGATGGTGAAGCACTTATTCTGCTTGGACAACACAGCGCGCGAAAAGAGAATCCGGATAAGGCAATTTTCTATTATGAGCAGGCCGCGGGCATAGAGGGCTTCGAGGCAGAAGCAATGGTTCGGCATGCACAGCTGCTTGTCCGACTTGGCAAATACAGCGAGGCCCTGCCGCTGCTGCGAAGAGCACAAAAGATCAAATATCGTGATAATATTCAGGAATATCTCGAACAGGTTGAGCGTGTAGCCAAATCGAAATAG
- a CDS encoding energy transducer TonB codes for MAFRNSKKTPIAIIKSLLTRIVSCGGAAVLTLALFLVLPLMQTISKPPVADLTIQTVDTAELDAPPPPPEEEPEEEPEPEETPPELTEEAPPMTLEQLTVALNPGLGDGWMQGDFTMKIDNAVKSGNDIDALFSVADLDQKPRIVYQPGPVLTPQLRRRAPGTVYIIFIVNQQGRVENPVIQKSSDPIFEEAALKAIKKWKFEPGKRNGKPVRFRMRVPFTFPKGN; via the coding sequence ATGGCATTTCGCAATTCAAAGAAAACACCAATAGCCATTATCAAGTCTTTGCTGACAAGAATTGTATCTTGCGGCGGCGCTGCCGTGCTCACTCTGGCGCTGTTTCTTGTGCTGCCGCTGATGCAGACCATCTCAAAACCTCCTGTGGCGGATCTCACTATCCAGACGGTAGATACAGCAGAACTTGACGCTCCGCCCCCGCCGCCCGAGGAAGAACCGGAAGAAGAGCCTGAACCGGAGGAAACACCGCCAGAGCTCACCGAGGAAGCGCCCCCAATGACACTTGAGCAGCTTACAGTTGCACTCAATCCAGGCTTGGGTGATGGCTGGATGCAGGGTGATTTTACGATGAAGATAGATAATGCCGTCAAAAGCGGCAATGATATTGATGCGCTTTTTTCGGTTGCCGATCTCGACCAGAAGCCGCGGATTGTCTATCAGCCCGGTCCGGTGCTTACTCCGCAGCTTCGCCGGCGGGCCCCCGGAACAGTGTATATAATATTTATTGTTAATCAGCAGGGCAGGGTTGAAAACCCGGTTATACAGAAGTCCTCTGATCCAATATTCGAAGAAGCGGCACTAAAAGCTATTAAAAAATGGAAATTTGAACCCGGCAAACGCAACGGAAAACCCGTCAGGTTCCGAATGCGTGTCCCGTTTACTTTTCCCAAAGGAAACTAA
- a CDS encoding ExbD/TolR family protein, whose translation MGRFRKIAAEEGNEAAIDISPLMDCVFILLIFFIVTTTFVEETGVEVDKPQAASSVQLEKTSILLALTKKGEVVYGGREIGFSGVRPLVKRILQKEEVPVIIQADQEVNSGLLVRLIDETKLAGAAKVSLATRKSQD comes from the coding sequence ATGGGACGTTTTCGTAAAATCGCGGCAGAGGAAGGCAATGAGGCCGCTATTGATATATCGCCGCTGATGGACTGTGTTTTTATTCTGCTGATTTTCTTTATAGTTACGACAACATTTGTCGAGGAAACCGGTGTTGAGGTAGATAAGCCCCAGGCGGCAAGCTCTGTACAGTTGGAGAAAACCAGCATACTGCTGGCGCTGACTAAAAAGGGCGAGGTCGTTTACGGCGGGCGAGAGATAGGATTCAGCGGCGTCCGTCCGCTGGTCAAGCGGATTCTCCAGAAGGAGGAAGTGCCTGTCATTATACAGGCAGACCAGGAAGTAAATTCCGGATTGCTGGTAAGACTTATCGATGAAACAAAACTTGCAGGCGCCGCAAAGGTAAGCCTGGCAACAAGGAAATCTCAGGATTAG
- a CDS encoding MotA/TolQ/ExbB proton channel family protein — protein sequence MNNLYEQSSLLQQAVEIWQAGGWAMIAIAATSLVMFTLGLNVSIRLSGRGFTRVRENKWRHWINHPQHRRGHIGRLLDFVTGGETIKDTAEFFEELHATEIAPFERDLKVMKICVGIAPLLGLLGTVTGMLSTFSALASGSGGDKTMGLVAEGISEALVTTETGLVVALAGLFFQYHLTRKHDRYKAFLAHVETVCNQKLYKKLRMKASA from the coding sequence ATGAATAATTTATACGAACAATCTTCACTTTTGCAGCAGGCGGTAGAAATATGGCAGGCCGGAGGGTGGGCAATGATAGCCATTGCAGCAACATCTCTGGTGATGTTCACACTTGGCCTGAACGTTTCAATACGGCTCAGCGGCAGGGGCTTTACCAGGGTGCGTGAGAATAAATGGCGGCACTGGATAAACCACCCCCAACATCGCCGCGGCCATATCGGGCGGTTGCTGGATTTTGTCACCGGCGGCGAAACCATAAAGGATACCGCAGAATTTTTCGAAGAGCTCCATGCAACCGAAATCGCACCCTTCGAGAGAGACCTGAAGGTGATGAAGATTTGCGTCGGAATTGCGCCTCTTCTGGGGCTTCTCGGTACTGTAACTGGTATGCTTTCTACTTTCTCTGCCCTTGCTTCCGGCTCTGGCGGGGATAAGACCATGGGCCTTGTGGCTGAAGGTATCTCAGAGGCACTTGTGACCACTGAGACAGGCCTTGTTGTGGCACTTGCAGGGCTGTTTTTCCAGTATCACCTGACACGAAAGCATGACCGTTACAAGGCATTTTTGGCACACGTGGAAACAGTATGTAACCAGAAGCTTTATAAAAAGCTTCGCATGAAAGCTTCGGCTTAA